Proteins from a genomic interval of Parambassis ranga unplaced genomic scaffold, fParRan2.1 scaffold_24_arrow_ctg1, whole genome shotgun sequence:
- the LOC114430559 gene encoding galactose-specific lectin nattectin-like, whose product MKLVFIERSVVHGCPPGWTRFQTRCFIFQNVQKAAADAEPNTRTLQTPTLCLFLSVTSLWEVKGFLNLNLNIHHIFNSVFRKQSICLSLGGNLASIHNRTENTFLSELVRTACGSYSSTWVGGHDGVKEGQWMWTDGSKFDYQTWGQGEPNNLGEEDCLHIYFTAEYWNDRRCDLTLPFICAKDLGTVKIIHVVQVENCGNN is encoded by the exons ATGAAGCTTGTGTTTATTGAGAGATCTGTTG TTCATGGTTGTCCTCCTGGCTGGACCCGATTCCAGACTCGCTGTTTCATCTTCCAGAACGTTCAAAAAGCTGCGGCAGACGCAGAG CCAAACACTAGAACACTACAAACACCAACCCTGTGCTTGTTTTTGTCAGTTACCTCATTGTGGGAAGTAAagggttttcttaatcttaatcttaacatACACCACATTTTTAACTCTGTCTTTCGCAAACAGagcatctgtctctctcttggtGGGAATCTGGCCTCCATCCACAATAGAACGGAAAACACGTTCCTCAGCGAACTTGTTCGCACAGCATGTGGCTCATATTCATCTACATGGGTTGGAGGCCATGATGGAGTAAAG GAAGGACAGTGGATGTGGACTGATGGATCAAAGTTTGACTACCAAACATGGGGTCAAGGAGAACCCAACAATCTTGGAGAGGAAGACTGCCTGCACATATA CTTTACAGCTGAGTATTGGAATGATCGGCGGTGCGATTTGACGCTTCCTTTCATCTGTGCAAAGGACCTGGGCACTGTAAAAATAATTCATGTGGTTCAAGTTGAAAAC TGTGGCAACAACTGA
- the LOC114430560 gene encoding protein ALP1-like translates to MYCRINVQVPVLQTFFNDHDTTQDFRLSRESLAVLLELLHQERRHGWGATIETLVFLFWLASGTSYRVVARVFGMPRSTVHRIVHRVTEEVVAIRHKVIYLPKTTEDLAAVTQGFAGLARHRAFRKAAGAIDGCHAVCDHQGRFIDTYVGWPGSVHDSRVLRHSPLYRRGIYPPPGHFILADGGYPCLQHPLPLITPYKQPVQGVAAQRFNSRHSRARSIIERAFGMMKTRWRAIFLQALEVHHTFVPQVITACACLHNICLGAGDIMAPEDGVQEDMPEDEGENGLEVASGAPWRDQLSAEVSALEDGILDHDYL, encoded by the exons ATGTACTGCCGTATAAATGTACAGGTTCCTGTTCTACAAACCTTTTTCAATGATCATGACACCACCCAAGACTtccggctgagcagagagtccctggcggtgctgctggagcttctacaCCAGGAAAGAAGACACGGATGGGGTGCCACAATAGAGACCTTGGTTTTCCTCTTCTGGCTGGCGAGTGGGACATCCTACAGAGTGGTGGCAAGGGTGTTCGGGATGCCTCGCTCTACTGTTCACCGCATCGTCCATCGGGTTACTGAGGAGGTGGTGGCTATTCGCCACAAGGTCATCTACCTCCCCAAGACCACAGAAGACCTGGCGGCAGTAACCCAGGGGTTTGCAGGGCTGGCGAGACACAGAGCTTTCCgcaaagctgctggagcaatcGACGGCTGCCAT gcagtgtgtgaccATCAGGGCCGCTTCATTGACACGTACGTGGGCTGGCCGGGGTCGGTGCACGACTCCAGAGTACTCCGGCACAGCCCACTGTACAGGCGTGGCATCTACCCTCCTCCAGGGCACTTCATCTTGGCAGACGGCGGGTACCCATGTCTCCAGCATCCACTCCCCCTCATCACTCCCTACAAGCAGCCGGTACAAGGTGTGGCAGCCCAGCGCTTTAACAGCCGTCATTCCAGGGCACGCTCCATCATAGAGCGTGCCTTTGGAATGATGAAGACGAGGTGGCGAGCCATCTTCCTCCAAGCGCTGGAGGTGCACCACACCTTTGTGCCTCAG GTCATCACAGCATGTGCCTGCCTGCACAACATCTGCCTGGGTGCCGGTGACATCATGGCCCCAGAGGATGGAGTGCAGGAGGACATGccggaggatgagggggagaaCGGGCTGGAGGTAGCCAGTGGGGCTCCCTGGCGggatcagctgtctgctgagGTGTCTGCCCTGGAGGATGGTATACTTGACCATGATTACCTTTAG